From the Hyalangium ruber genome, the window GGCATGAACTGGATGCCCGAGCTCTCGCGCAGCGACTTCACCGAGCGGAGGATGTCCTGCACCGTGAGCGCCAGGTGCTGCACGCCGTCGCCCCGATGGTCCTCGTTGAAGAGGTTGATCTGCGAGGCCTTGAAGAAGGGCCGCAGCGGCTCGTTGTTGGCGAACTTCACCTTGCTGCCCGGATCCCACACCACCGTGGAGCGCAGGCCCGAGCCGTGGCCCATCTTCCGCTCGGCCACGTTGTCGGTGTGGAACTGGATGCCCCAGAACGTCTCGAAGCCCATCACGTGCTCCATCCACAGGAGCATGGGCTTCATCGTCTGGAAGTTGCAGGTGATGTGGTCGACGCGCCCGAAGCCATAGCGGTTGTTGCCGCCCTCGGGCGTGGCGTGCGCCTGGAAGCCCGGGAAGAGCGCCCGGTACCCATCGCGCTGGATGAAGCGGAAGGTGGTGTCACCGAACGGCGTGGTGATGGAGAACATCGCCAGCTTGCCACCGTTCTCGTCGGTGAAGCGCTGGATGTCGGTGATGAAGGTGGCGTCGCGCTTCTCCAGCAGCTTGAAGGCCTTCTCGACGTCCTCCACCTCGTAGTTGATGGTGCCCACCCCGTCCGGGTGCTTGCGCAGGTAGCGCCACGCGCGCCCGCCCTCGCCCACCGGCTGGCTCACCACCAGCACGACGTCGCCCGCCTGGAAGACGGCCGACTTCTGCTTGCCCGCCTTCTCCAGCTCCGGCGAGGACACGCCCAGCTCGGCGAAGTCCAGCCCCTTCACGTAGAAGTTCCGGCTGCGCTCCAGGTCATGCACGTACCAATGCACGCTCTCGATGGTCTTGATGCCCAGGGACTCCAACTTGGCCATGTGCGACTCCTTCTAAGGATGGGTAACCGTCAGGCCGGTACCGCGTCGGGCTGCCGGTCGGGGTGTGCCGCCTGGAAGGCGGGAAGCTGGCTGCACGCCGCTTCGATGCGCGTGAGCGTGGGAAAGGGCGTGAGGTCTACCGCGAATCGCCGGGCCGCGTAGAGCTGGGGAATCAGGCAGATGTCGGCAATCGACACCTGGTCCCCCAGGCAATAGGTGCCGGCTGTCTCCTTCACGGCACTCTCCAGCGCCGTGAGGCCCCGGGTGTTCCAGTGGGCCCCGAAGAGCTTGTCGTCCGCCTTCAGCTCGCCCTTCACGAACTGGAGCACGGAGAGGTTCTGCAGCGGCTGAATGCCCGAGTTCACCATCTCCGCCAGCATCCGGGCCCGGGCGCGCGGCAACGGCTCGGACGGCAGCAGAGGGGGCGTGCGATAGCGCTCCTCCAGGTACTCCATGATGGCCAGGGACTGGGAGAGCCGCCGCACCAGGCCTCCCTCCTCGAACTCGAGGGTGGGCACGGTGCGCATGGGGTTGAGGGCGCGGTAGGCCTCGGTGTTCTGCCGGCCTCCGTCCTGGACCAGGTGGACCGCCTCGTACGAGTAGGCCAGCCCCTTGAGGTTCAGGGCGATACGCACCCGCCACGAGCACGAGGAGCGCCAATAGCTGTAGAGCTTCATCGCTTCACCACCTTCTGGGAGATGCGGCCGAAGAGGTTGTGGCCCTGGGCATCCAGCATCTCGATTTCGATGGTGTCGCCCGGCTTCATGAAGGGCGTCTTCGGCTTGCCCTCCTCGATGGTCTCGATCATCCGCCGCTCGGCCAGGCAGGAGATGCCCCGGGCGCGGTCCGCGTTGGACACGGTGCCGCTGCCCAGGAGGGTGCCCGCCGTGTAGCTGCGCGTCTTGGTGATGTGCTGGATGAGGTCGTGGAAGGAGAAGTGCATCTCCGGGCCCGCGTCCGTGTCACCCACCAACTGGCCGTTGAGCGTGGAGCGCAGGCGCAGGTGCAGCCGGCCCTCCTTCCACGCCGGCCCCAGCTCGTCCGGGGTGAGCGCGAAGGGGCTGAAGGCGGTGGCCGGCTTGCTCTGGAAGAAGCCGAAGCCCTTGGCCAGCTCATCGGGGATGAGGTTTCGCAGGGACACGTCGTTGGCGAGCATCACCAGCCGGATGTGCCTGCCGGCCTCCGCGGCCTTCGTACCCTGGGGCGTGTCGCCGAGGATGACGCAGACCTCGCTCTCGAAGTCGAGGCCCCAGGCCTCATCGGCCAGGGGGATGTCCGCGGTGGGCGCCAGCAGGTCTCCCGAGCCGCCCTGGTACACGAGGGGGTCGGTCTTCAGCGTGGCCGGGGGCTCGGCGCCGCGCGCCTTGCGCACGAGGAGGACGTGGTTGATGTAGGCGCTGCCGTCGATCCACTCATAAGCGCGGGGCAGCGGAGCCATCAGCGCGTTGACGTCCAGCGGACGGTTCTGCACGGCACCCGCCTCGAGCTGCTCGGCCAGGGCGCGCAGCTGGGGCTCCTTGGTGGCCCAGTCATCCAGGGCGCCCTGGAGCGTGAGCGCCACGTGGGTGGCCAGCGCATACGCCGAGTTGTCCCGCTTGACGACGATGAGCCGTCCGTCTCGGGTCCCATCCTTGAGGGTGGCGAGCTTCAATCCCTGGCTCCCAGGCGGCCGAGGAAGGAACTGCCGGGCCACCTGGGCCGGGCTTTTCGGCTGTGGCCCCCAGGGTGTCAAGCAACAGCGGAAGCGCAAGCCTCGGACGCGCCGCGTCAATGACGTCTGGCTGTCTGCCCCCCAGGCAATCACCGCCAGTGTCCCCTGGAGGGGGGTGGATCCGTTCGGTCTTTGTTGATCCCCGAGTCAGCGGGCACGGGTCCTGGCTGCCTCCCCTTGGCACGGACCCATACGACACCAAGGTTGTCCCAGGGACGCACAGCCGACCGCATTGCCCTGGCGATGCGATGGGAGGGCGAGGGCAGCGAATGTCAGAGGGCTTTCCACAGGTTGGCGCCAGTCCCGGTGAACCGCTGCCCGGGCGGCGGCTGGGGAACCGCTTCGAGCTGCTTCAGCGCCTGAAGACGGGTCGAGGCATTTCGACCTGGCTGGGGAGCGACCTGCGGAGCGGGGGCCGGGTCGTCATCAAGGTCACCTCCACCACCGCCCTGGCCTCGGCGACGCGGCAACGGCTGGAGCACGAGGCGGCGGTGCTGGAAGAGCTGGACAGCAGCTTCGTGGTGCCCGTGCTGCACCTGGGCGTCTCCAACGAGCTGCTCTATCTGGTGACGCCCTACATCCCGGGCGAGTCGCTGCAGGAGCGGCTCACGCGCGGCAGCCTCACCCTGCCCGAGGTGCTCACGCTGGGCCAGTGCATGCTGGCGGCCCTGGCGGAGGCCCACCGACACGGCGTGCTGCACCGGGACGTGAAGCCCGCCAACATCATCATCGAGGGCCAGCCGCTGGAGCGCGCCACGCTGGTGGACTTCGGCCTGGCCCGCAGCGAGCGGCTGGACCCGTCGCTCCGGGACCTGCCCGTGGGCACCGCACGCTACCTCTCGCCCGAGCAGGCCGGGCTGCTCAACCGCCCGGTGGAGGCCACCTCGGACCTGTACTCGGCGGGCATCGTCCTCTTCGAGGCGCTCTCCGGCCGCCCCGCCTTCGATGGTGGCTCGGTGGGAGAGGTGCTGCGCCAGCACCTGGCCGCGCGCCCCAAGCTGCGCAGCGGCGGGGTGGAGGTGCCCCGCGCGTTGGAGGAGCTGGTAGGGCGGCTCTTGCAGACCGACCCGTCCGACCGCTACCAGTCCGCCGAGTCGGCGCTGGCGGACCTGCGCGCCCTGGACGAGGCGCTCTCGCACGGCGAGGCGGAGCCGGAACTCGTCACCGGCGCGCATGATCAGCGCCGCAGCCTCACCGAACCCTCCTTCGTGGGCCGCCACGAGGAGCTGGCGTTGCTGGAGCGCGAGCTGGAGCGCACCCGCTCCGAGCCGGGCCGGCTGGTGGTGGTGGAGGCCGAGTCCGGCGGAGGCAAGAGCCGGCTGATCGAGGAGTTCTCCGCGCGCGCCGTTCACCACCGGGCGTGGGTGCTCCAGGGGCAGGCGGTGGATCAGGCCGCGCTGCGCCCCTTCCAGCTCTTCACGGGCGTGGCGACCACCATCGCCGCGGCGGCGAAGGAGAAGCCCGCGCTGGCCGAGACGCTGCGCCAGCGACTGGTGGGCCAGGAAACGGCGCTGTGTACGGTGTTACCGCAGTTGGAGCCGATGCTGCGCCCCGCTCCGCAGCAGCACCTGGGCCCCGAGTCCTTCGGCGAGCACCGCGGCATCCGCGCCCTCACCTCGCTGCTGGGCGCGCTGGGCACGGAGGCCGAGCCGGCGGTGGTGCTGCTGGATGACTGCCAGTGGGCGGACGAGCTGACGCTGCGGGCGCTGGAGAGCTGGCAGCAGACCGCCGAGCAGAGCGCGGGCCACACCATGATCGTGGTGTCCTTCCGCAGCGAGGAGGTGGGCCCCGGACACATGCTGAGGCGGCTGAAGCCCAGCGCCCACCTGCGCCTGGCAACCTTCGGCGCCGCCGAGGTGGCCCGCATGGCCGAGTCCATGGCGGGCGCCCTGCCACACGAGGCCACGGAGCTGGTGGCGCGCCTGTCCGAGGGTAACCCCTTCATGGCCTCGGCGGTGCTTCACGGGCTGGTGGAGGATGGCGCCCTGGTGCCCAGCCCCGATGGCTGGCAGGTGGACGCGGCTGCCATGGCGCACGTGCGCTCCTCGCGCCAGGCGGCCTCGTTCCTGGTGCGTCGGCTCAAGCGGCTGCCGGCGGACTCGCTGCGGCTGCTCTCGGTGGGCGCGGTGCTGGGCAAGAGCTTCGGCCTGGAGCGCGTGGCCTCCCTGTCCGGCACTCCACGAGAGCGGGTGACCGTGGCCCTGGCCGAGCCTCGCCGTCGCCACATGCTGTGGGAGGACACGCCGGACCGCTACACCTTCGTCCACGACAAGCTGCGCGAGGCGCTGCTGGGGCTCCTGGGGCCCGAGGAGCTGAAGGAGCTGCACCGGCTGGCGGCGCGCGCCATTGCCTCCAGTGCTCAAGCGGACCCCTTCGAGCTGGCCTATCACTTCGACGCGGCGGGCGAGTACACCCAGGCCCTGCCCCACGCCCTGGTGGCGGCGGAGCGGGCACGGCAGCAGTTCGCCCTGGAGACGGCGGAGCTCAATTACCGCATCGCCGAGCGCGGCGCGGAGGGCGCGAACACGGACACCCGCTACCGCATCACCGCGGGGCTGGGCGATGTGTTGATGCTGCGTGGCCGGTACGAGGCGGCCCAGCAACAGCTCGAGCTGGCGCAGAGCCTGGCGAGCGATCGGGTGGAACAAGCACGCACCTGGGCCCGACTGGGAGAGCTGGCCTTCAAGCGCGGCCGTGGCGACGAGGGCAACGCGGCGCTGGAGCAGGGGCTGAGGCTGCTGGGGCGCTGGGTGCCCGGCAGCAACGCCCTGCGAGGGCTGGGCGCGGTGTGGGAAGTGGCCGTGCAAGCGGGCCACACGCTGCTGCCCAGGCTCTGGCTGGCGCGCCGCCCGCTGGACCACAGCGAGGAGGACCTGCTCGCCGTCCACCTCTACAGCCGCCTGGCCTACGCGTACTGGTACCACCGGGGGCGCATGGCGGTGCTCTGGGCGCACCTGCGCGAGCTGAACATCGCCGAGCGCTACCCGCCCACGCCGGAGCTGGCGCAGGCCTACTCCGAGCACTCGCCGGTGGCCACGGTGCTGCCCTGGTACGAGCGCGCCATCGACTACGTGTCCAAGTCCCTGGCCATGCGCCGGGAGATGGGCGACGTGTGGGGCCAGGGGCAGTCGCTGCACTTCTACGGGCTGGCCATGTACTGCACCGGCCGCTTCGAGGAGTGCATCGAGCGGATCCGCGAGGCCATCCGCCTGCTGGACCGGACCGGGGACCGGTGGGAGGTGAACAACGCCCACTTCCAGATGGCCATGGCGCTGTACCGGCTGGGCCGGCTGAAGGAGGCCCTGAGCTCCGCCCAGCAGTTGCACCGGGCGGCGCTGGCCATCGGAGACCGGTACGCGGTGCGGCTCGCCCTGGAGGTGTGGGGCAAGGCCTCCGGGGGCCGCATCTCCCGGAGCCTGCTGGAAGAGGAGTTGGGCAACCCCGGCGCCGATCCCCAGTCCCGCGCCGGCGTGCTCATGTCGGAGGCCATCCGCCAGCTCCACGAGGGAGACGTGGAAGGCGCGGTGACGACGCTGGAGCAGGCTGAGCGCATCGTCGAGGGCTCGCACCTGCGCTCCGAGTACGTGGCGCCCGTGCCCGCCTGGCTCACCACCATGCTGCGCCGGCGCCTGGAGGGCGTCTCCGCGTTCGCGCCGAAGCGGCGCGCGCAATTGCTGGAGGAGGCCGAGCGGGTGGCTCGCCGGGCGCACCACGTGGCGCGCACCTACCGCAACAACCTGCCCCACGCCCTGCGCGAGCGGGGCCTGCTGGCGGCCATGGCCGGCCACCCCCGCAAGGCCCGCCGGTGGCTGGAGCAGAGCCTGCGGCTGGCCGAGAAGCTGAAGATGCGCCACGAGCGCGCCCAGACGCTGCTAGCGCGCGGTCAGGTGGGCAAGGAGCACGGCTGGCCCGAGGCGGCCGAGGACCTGAGGACCGCCACCCGGGAGCTCCAGGAGATGGAGCAGGGACTGAGCGAGGAGTCCCACAACCCCGGCGCCACGCCCGAGCGGCCAGAGACGCTGTCCCTGGTGGACCGCTTCCCCCGGGTGCTGGAAGCGGGCAGGCGCATCGCCTCGGCGCTCACGCGCGAGGCGGTCTTCGAGGCGGTGCGCCAGTCCATGCTGGAGCTGCTGCGCGCCGAGCACTGCGCCGTGCTGGACCCGACCGACGTGCTGCCCGAGGACGTCCGGGCGGCCGAGGGCGTGAGCCGTACCGCCATCGCCCGCGCGATGGAGACGGGCCAGCCCGCCATCATGGGGCAGGGCATGCCCGGCGGGGTGAGCGAGAGCATGGAGATGATCGGCGTTCGCTCGCTGCTGTGCGCGCCGCTCCAGGTGCGCGGCAAGACGGTGGCGTGCGTGTGCGCCAGCCACCGTCAGGTGGGCGAGCTGTTCGGCGAGGACGAGGAGCGGCTCACCGGCTTCATCACCACGCTGGCCAGCGTGGCGCTGGAGAACGCGGAGGGCTTCGAGCGGATGACGGCCCTGTCCGAGGAGCGGGGCCGGCTCTACCTCGAGGAGCAGGAGGCGGTACGCCGCCGGGACGACTTCCTGTCCATCGCCGCGCATGAGCTGAAGACGCCGCTCACCTCGCTCCAGCTCCACCTCCAGGGCCTCATGTCGCAGATGCGGCAGGCGGCGGTGCGGCCGCCACCCGAGCGCGTGGCGGCCAAGCTGGACTCGGCCAACCTGCAGACGCAGCGGCTGGGCAGGCTCGTCAACGAGCTCCTGGACATCTCCCGGGTGGCGCAGGGCCAGCTCCTCGGCAAGCTCGAGGACGTGGACCTGGTGACCCTGGTGCGCGGCATCATCGAGCGCTCGCGCGAGGCACTGGCGCGGGCCGAGTGTCCCGTGGAGGTGCGCGCCAGCGGCAGCGTGGTGGGACACTGGGACGCCATGCGGC encodes:
- the hppD gene encoding 4-hydroxyphenylpyruvate dioxygenase, yielding MAKLESLGIKTIESVHWYVHDLERSRNFYVKGLDFAELGVSSPELEKAGKQKSAVFQAGDVVLVVSQPVGEGGRAWRYLRKHPDGVGTINYEVEDVEKAFKLLEKRDATFITDIQRFTDENGGKLAMFSITTPFGDTTFRFIQRDGYRALFPGFQAHATPEGGNNRYGFGRVDHITCNFQTMKPMLLWMEHVMGFETFWGIQFHTDNVAERKMGHGSGLRSTVVWDPGSKVKFANNEPLRPFFKASQINLFNEDHRGDGVQHLALTVQDILRSVKSLRESSGIQFMPTPGSYYDALPERIQRMGIKRIDEDVNALRELEILIDGDKEHAYLLQIFMKDAASLYKDPHAGPFFYEIIQRKGDQGFGGGNFRALFESIERQQKAEGRI
- a CDS encoding protein kinase domain-containing protein, which produces MSEGFPQVGASPGEPLPGRRLGNRFELLQRLKTGRGISTWLGSDLRSGGRVVIKVTSTTALASATRQRLEHEAAVLEELDSSFVVPVLHLGVSNELLYLVTPYIPGESLQERLTRGSLTLPEVLTLGQCMLAALAEAHRHGVLHRDVKPANIIIEGQPLERATLVDFGLARSERLDPSLRDLPVGTARYLSPEQAGLLNRPVEATSDLYSAGIVLFEALSGRPAFDGGSVGEVLRQHLAARPKLRSGGVEVPRALEELVGRLLQTDPSDRYQSAESALADLRALDEALSHGEAEPELVTGAHDQRRSLTEPSFVGRHEELALLERELERTRSEPGRLVVVEAESGGGKSRLIEEFSARAVHHRAWVLQGQAVDQAALRPFQLFTGVATTIAAAAKEKPALAETLRQRLVGQETALCTVLPQLEPMLRPAPQQHLGPESFGEHRGIRALTSLLGALGTEAEPAVVLLDDCQWADELTLRALESWQQTAEQSAGHTMIVVSFRSEEVGPGHMLRRLKPSAHLRLATFGAAEVARMAESMAGALPHEATELVARLSEGNPFMASAVLHGLVEDGALVPSPDGWQVDAAAMAHVRSSRQAASFLVRRLKRLPADSLRLLSVGAVLGKSFGLERVASLSGTPRERVTVALAEPRRRHMLWEDTPDRYTFVHDKLREALLGLLGPEELKELHRLAARAIASSAQADPFELAYHFDAAGEYTQALPHALVAAERARQQFALETAELNYRIAERGAEGANTDTRYRITAGLGDVLMLRGRYEAAQQQLELAQSLASDRVEQARTWARLGELAFKRGRGDEGNAALEQGLRLLGRWVPGSNALRGLGAVWEVAVQAGHTLLPRLWLARRPLDHSEEDLLAVHLYSRLAYAYWYHRGRMAVLWAHLRELNIAERYPPTPELAQAYSEHSPVATVLPWYERAIDYVSKSLAMRREMGDVWGQGQSLHFYGLAMYCTGRFEECIERIREAIRLLDRTGDRWEVNNAHFQMAMALYRLGRLKEALSSAQQLHRAALAIGDRYAVRLALEVWGKASGGRISRSLLEEELGNPGADPQSRAGVLMSEAIRQLHEGDVEGAVTTLEQAERIVEGSHLRSEYVAPVPAWLTTMLRRRLEGVSAFAPKRRAQLLEEAERVARRAHHVARTYRNNLPHALRERGLLAAMAGHPRKARRWLEQSLRLAEKLKMRHERAQTLLARGQVGKEHGWPEAAEDLRTATRELQEMEQGLSEESHNPGATPERPETLSLVDRFPRVLEAGRRIASALTREAVFEAVRQSMLELLRAEHCAVLDPTDVLPEDVRAAEGVSRTAIARAMETGQPAIMGQGMPGGVSESMEMIGVRSLLCAPLQVRGKTVACVCASHRQVGELFGEDEERLTGFITTLASVALENAEGFERMTALSEERGRLYLEEQEAVRRRDDFLSIAAHELKTPLTSLQLHLQGLMSQMRQAAVRPPPERVAAKLDSANLQTQRLGRLVNELLDISRVAQGQLLGKLEDVDLVTLVRGIIERSREALARAECPVEVRASGSVVGHWDAMRLEQVVGNLITNAMKYGAGKPIEVTIEGGPTDARIQVRDHGIGIAPEDTERIFERFERAVSVRHYGGFGIGLWLVREIVQALGGTVEVESTPGQGSTFTITLPLRSPEQPVAGDALLSAESAPGR
- the maiA gene encoding maleylacetoacetate isomerase, producing MKLYSYWRSSCSWRVRIALNLKGLAYSYEAVHLVQDGGRQNTEAYRALNPMRTVPTLEFEEGGLVRRLSQSLAIMEYLEERYRTPPLLPSEPLPRARARMLAEMVNSGIQPLQNLSVLQFVKGELKADDKLFGAHWNTRGLTALESAVKETAGTYCLGDQVSIADICLIPQLYAARRFAVDLTPFPTLTRIEAACSQLPAFQAAHPDRQPDAVPA
- a CDS encoding fumarylacetoacetate hydrolase family protein is translated as MKLATLKDGTRDGRLIVVKRDNSAYALATHVALTLQGALDDWATKEPQLRALAEQLEAGAVQNRPLDVNALMAPLPRAYEWIDGSAYINHVLLVRKARGAEPPATLKTDPLVYQGGSGDLLAPTADIPLADEAWGLDFESEVCVILGDTPQGTKAAEAGRHIRLVMLANDVSLRNLIPDELAKGFGFFQSKPATAFSPFALTPDELGPAWKEGRLHLRLRSTLNGQLVGDTDAGPEMHFSFHDLIQHITKTRSYTAGTLLGSGTVSNADRARGISCLAERRMIETIEEGKPKTPFMKPGDTIEIEMLDAQGHNLFGRISQKVVKR